In Brassica napus cultivar Da-Ae chromosome A3, Da-Ae, whole genome shotgun sequence, the sequence ACATCTGAATTTCACAAAGACCATTAACagatacacacacacacacacacacctatACAAGATGCAATGCTGTGGTAGGTACATGATCTGCCATCAGACTGATAATCATTTCATATTCTGAAAGCATACTCACATAGAGcaagttctttttctttagtAGCTGCTGACCTCCTAAGTTTAGCCGCTTGCGCAAACGTGGCTGGCCTGCGCGAGTGAACCACTCTTAATCAACACAAAAACACAAACAACAGAGCGTGTGATAAAAAGATGAGCTTACTGAGACAATGCAGTGGCCTCTCTCAAAAGCTGCTTAATTTCGGATCGCAGCTCTGCTTCCTTTgtattagtattattattacTCGACCCTTTCTGCTTaatttttcaaaagttttaaaatttgattactCATGAAAAACGGCAGAACGTTTTGTGATTTATCATTACCTTCTGCAATTGGTCGAGCCACTTTGATAGCAACTGGAAGGCAACGACGAGGAAGAATGTCAGAGGAGCGGCCAAAAAGCCACGATCTTCTATCGGATTCTCTCCTTCCATTGACCCTTTCTCTCCTGATTTACTGATTCTGGTATGGGTTACGTCTGCAACTGAGAAGAGGATGATGGGTTGGATTTTGTAAAATAAGAAAGTATAGTACTCTTTTCGTTTACATAAACAAAATGCAAGCCCTTAAAGTGTAAAAATGTAGGAGTTAACCTTCTTAACAGGCTTTTATTGGACTGTTAGCTTAAGATGATGAGGGGATTATCGGCCCATTATATTAAAACCAAGCTGTTGTGTGGGGTTAGTCACCTTGTTACAGTCTTTTAATTGTTTCATAGGCTGCTGGAATAGACTAACACTATTTGAACAtaacttctttattttttgtaaatctaTGAAGGTTCCTAATATGCACCTCTCAAAGTGATCTAGGAAGATAATTCTCTAGAGAATTAGCATGTAAAGATGGGAGGACACATGAACATATTTAATAGAAATGATAATATGAAAACTGGGACAAGAGTTGTATCAATACGAATAGACGAGTCTTTTAGACTATCTCTAATGGTACACAGAAAAATTATCTACATTTCATTCTGAAATAGTGTAACTCTATAAGAGTGaaatatagatataatttttgtgtgtcattggagatgcccttaggCTAGTAGAATTTTActacatgtggagcacgagtcCATGTGGTGAAACAGTTTGAATCTTTGGTTGTGTTCATATACATCAAAGACGGAATTGTTAGGACGAGATACTAAAAAGCTTGTTTTCTTAATAAGatctaaactttttaatatttgaatctGAAGTATAGACGTGTGTATCTCTCGTTGAATCCTTGAAATATTGATTAATAGGCAACTATGTTGTGTCTTAGTGTTGAGTGTTACTGTGATTTCAATTAAGCTGGATTTTGTTGTATTTTTGCCTTAATGATTGCTAGTATATGTTGTGGAAGTACACGCATTGATTACTTAACCTCGTCAAAACAAATTGTGTTAATTATGATATTTTACATGTACTTGCCCATTCATATGATGGGTGATATAATCTTGCTATTATTCCCGAGGAACGGTCCAAGTAATAAATTGAAATGTTGATAAGAGATAAATCATTTAAGTAGCAAAACATGTTGGTCTTGATGGCAAGGACAAGAAAAGAAAGGGTGGTACTATCCAAAGTTATCATGTCGTCTAAGGGTAAAAATAAATGAGAGCTAAAAGTACAACATGGAGggtaaaaatatgttaaaacttAATTGTAACATATTTCCTTTTACGTGGGAGTGGTTGTAATGGGAGCAGAAGAAGTAGGCACGCGTTGTCTCTAATGTCTCTCAACTAATCTAAAGACATTTTATGTTTTGTCTCATCCGATCCCACCTAATTAATTATAGTTATGTTAACCATCTATCTAATTGGGTTTATCATCACATCAGAGCATTATCGATGAATTCGCAGATACCGAAGCAGGAACAATGTAAATCCAAATCCTAAACGTCGTAGCATCTTCAGCTTTGGTGTATGCATGCCATTACATTCCAATTACTTCCCGACAAATACATTTGCTCCGACCACTTTTGATGTGCGCTTTCAGTCTTTACGTACATCCCCATGTCTACGTCTTTCTTTTCAACCCCCGCTCCATCTTCTAGCTAGAGTGTCTCGCTTCTTTTGATAGAAACTGTTAAAATCAAATCATCCAAGTTAATATAATTAACCAAATGTTTGCCACGGCTCTATAAGGTGGTGGATACTGTATAAGTTTGCCACGGCTCTATACATATACGTTTTTCTTTGTCACATGAAAAATATAGTAATGTACATGCATGTATGTTTTTCATCATGGGAAGGGAGATCATTGATAGCATTTCGATCGAGAGATAAAACGAGAAGATCGAGAGAGAATGTCTTTTGCGTAAAAACGAATGCTCTTTTCCacaatttttaatcaattaaaatacatCCTATCATATGCTGATATCACTAAAGAATTTTCAACAATAATATACtctcatatttttattaaaattcaatTATACAAAAAAGGAATTCTAaatcagttttatgacatgtCTAAATGGgtttcgcaaaaaaaaaaaacaattgaatatCTCATTTGAAAGACTCTTTTAAGATTTCtacactctttttctttctttttttttcttttttcttttttcatttttcatttatattgGATATAAACCTTTTGAAATAATCTCATTGTGGGTGATCTTATTCCCTACTCTTGAACCTTTTGTCattaacttcaatatatataggccaactttttatatattttttcctaaTTGCCAAATCATAAGAAGTTAAAACATAAAAGTGGCTTAACTAATTTATAGAAACCATTAACAACTTTTGACACTCTTCTTTAAAGTGTGtttcatttaaaattgtatGCCACTGATATAACTTTAAGTTCCACCGAGAAGATTTGATGTGGAGACAAAGAAATGGCTCCATTTCACCATCTCCCAAGCCACCAAAATCTCTCCTAAACCCTTTTTGTCATACCCTTTTCTTATTCGCTTTTCTTGCAAATTGCAATTAAAATAGTGAAATCTCATTTGAGTTTTCTTGAGTATAAGCTTTTTGAACCAGTGTgtattgtgacaaaaaaaaaaaaaaaaaaaaccagtcTGTATTAATATTAGTGATTATGCATTCTCATTGCATTACATAAGCAAGGTTACCCTTGATGCGATATTCAATTCAAGCATTAACAAGACGATTGTGTATGTAATAAAGATTCAAATCAAGCATTAAAAAAGACAAGTATGTATACAATCCAGATTCGTGGGAAAATAATTAAGTTTCCTTTAGAAAAAGAGCCCTTAGAAAGAGGTAAGTAGGACGCATAATAAAAAGAGGTTTAAAATAACTCAATAATCATCCAAACAAATCATTCCATGTGCTTCCCTTCAAACATTCTTCTTGTCATTTTCCTTCCAACCATCTTCTATTTTGGCAAACTTTTGCtgcttttaaaaagaaattcaaatatGCAAGTCTCCACTCACACATAACACATTCTCTTTTTACAATCCTTAGATTGTCCCTTTTGCCTCCTTCCTCTTGTTCTCTTCCAACTTTACTCCTGATTCTCTTCCTTTCGGAATTTCATCGAACTACTCATCCACcctatataatttttattaatttattatattctcaTGCAGATTAAATAATACGAGATATCTACCTTTTTCCTCCATATATAAATAGACACAACGCACGTAACATGGACCCAAACCCTACAGCAACACACCCTCCACGACTCATATCATTACTATTGTTATTATACTTTGCACGTCATGAGTTCAATGGCAAGAGACCAAAATGAACAAATAGTAATCCAGTCTTCTATCGCCTTGCTTCAAGAAAGATTCAGACAACTTCAGAGAGCGCGAGAGTTAAGAGCTGAGCGAGAACTccttaaccctaaacctaatCACCAAGACACCAACATCTTACAATACTACAGCGAACCCGCGAGTTTTGGTTTCTTCCAGTTTCTACCTCTAAAGTGTCAAACAACCTCGTCGCAGAAGCTCCTCTCCCTCTCCTTATGCCCTCACTCCACCTCTGATCCCATTGAAAAGCCTAGCCTTTGTCATCAGTGGCCGAATAAAGAAGACAAGGTGGTTGGGGTTGATCGATACGACGACGTTGATACGTCTCTCCGTCTCTGAACTCATGAAATAGCTCCTTCATctattttgtcttttaattataaatatgtacGTATAACCTTTTATTTTTGGTTGGTATGTTCTTTTGAGGAGTCTTGTAGGTGGTAATGATATGTATGGTTCAACGGCgatcatatatatagtattatattaatcatttcgaagctatattttaaaatattacgaTGATAATTAACGATGGTTGACAAAACTTTTTTCACTATCTACGGACTAActgaattaattaattaacgatccatttataattcatataatatacatatccCTGGTAATGATATGTATTTTTCAAATGCGATCACATATATagtaataatctttttttttatataagtatgTGAATTTCATTACCAAAGATAATGACACAAGAGATACATTTAGAGCTTGAAGATCAAACCTTATGCATCTAGGATAAGCTACTTAAAGCAAGGCTCTTAGAAAGccccaaaaaaagataaaaaaggcTTTCACAGAGAAACAAGGTTTAATCATCTCCTAAGAAGTGATTAAAGCTTAGCTAAAACATGAAACCAAGACTCAAATTTCAATCCAGTAGTTCAAGGCTGAATCTCGATGCCGGAACCTGCACAAAGAGCCACGAACACTAGAGCAATCAGCCGGAGAATGATACTTTACGATCTACGTACTCATTGAGTTATTGATCCTTGTTCTGGGATGGGTACCATCAATTGTCAAGTTAATCTACTTATTCGTATCCTTGCAAATGTTTCGTATACTACTTCTACTTATATATACTTCCAAGTCCCGCCAAAAAAAGACATCGTAAAGAAGCATACATGTACTTGAAATTCGATTTATGTTGGTCTTCACTTGCACTTGTTCAAAccctgattttttttctcaagaaaatttgtttatatttttttttcttcaaaactaAGCAT encodes:
- the BNAA03G42590D gene encoding uncharacterized protein BNAA03G42590D; its protein translation is MSSMARDQNEQIVIQSSIALLQERFRQLQRARELRAERELLNPKPNHQDTNILQYYSEPASFGFFQFLPLKCQTTSSQKLLSLSLCPHSTSDPIEKPSLCHQWPNKEDKVVGVDRYDDVDTSLRL
- the BNAA03G42580D gene encoding protein GET1; the encoded protein is MEGENPIEDRGFLAAPLTFFLVVAFQLLSKWLDQLQKKGSSNNNTNTKEAELRSEIKQLLREATALSQPATFAQAAKLRRSAATKEKELALYVEQHNKDINLSYDLYGNVLNASKVVVYLILVLWFWRTPIAMIAKQLVQPFGRLLSWGTGGHLTGHVMVGIIPWLILSTRVSKYVCKFVDF